A section of the Pseudovibrio sp. M1P-2-3 genome encodes:
- the mltG gene encoding endolytic transglycosylase MltG, whose amino-acid sequence MAKTPEKGHENDQETLGETSEQAIVGSPRINPKSPSQAIQPDQAPLPPKRSRYARNPLVIAINFFLTAVVLGIIGLGSGLYWGKGKFAESGPLSKERLVVIESGSSLPTIAEKLEDNGVISNALVFELGVRFYKQQNLMKAGEYAFASGVSMHQVMNDLVSGKAVFHTVTFPEGWSSAQIVARLNANEVLLGDIAEIPAEGSLLPNTYSFTRGWSRQKIIDEMQKAMKKHLSMVWEQRSQGLPIDSPEELVILASIVEKETGKADERPRVAGVFINRLNRGMKLQSDPTILYGLYGGDSWKVDRSAIKRSELNAVNPYNTYQIAALPPGPIGNPGKAALEAVANPSRTKDLYFVADGTGGHAFAQTYKQHQKNVANWRKVEKEMRAKQAAEKAAKSNNGQ is encoded by the coding sequence ATGGCCAAAACGCCAGAGAAAGGTCATGAAAATGATCAGGAAACCTTAGGGGAGACGTCGGAGCAGGCTATCGTGGGTAGCCCTCGAATTAACCCCAAGAGCCCAAGTCAGGCGATCCAGCCGGATCAGGCACCATTGCCTCCCAAACGTTCCCGCTACGCTCGCAACCCTTTGGTCATTGCAATCAATTTCTTCCTGACAGCTGTTGTCCTTGGCATCATCGGCTTGGGCAGCGGGCTTTACTGGGGTAAGGGCAAGTTTGCCGAAAGCGGCCCCTTGAGCAAAGAGCGTCTGGTTGTCATCGAATCTGGATCCAGTTTGCCAACGATCGCGGAAAAACTGGAGGATAATGGCGTTATCAGCAATGCGCTGGTTTTTGAGCTCGGTGTTCGTTTTTACAAACAGCAGAACCTGATGAAGGCAGGAGAGTACGCCTTCGCCTCTGGTGTGAGCATGCATCAGGTGATGAATGATCTGGTATCTGGCAAGGCTGTTTTTCACACGGTTACCTTCCCTGAAGGTTGGAGCAGTGCTCAAATCGTAGCGCGCTTGAATGCCAATGAAGTTTTGCTGGGGGACATTGCAGAAATCCCTGCGGAAGGAAGCCTTCTTCCCAACACATACTCTTTCACACGTGGATGGAGTCGCCAGAAAATTATTGATGAAATGCAAAAGGCAATGAAGAAGCATCTGTCAATGGTTTGGGAGCAGCGCTCTCAAGGCCTGCCGATAGATTCGCCTGAAGAACTCGTCATTCTGGCCTCGATTGTAGAAAAAGAAACCGGCAAGGCTGATGAACGCCCACGGGTGGCCGGTGTCTTTATCAACCGCTTGAACCGCGGCATGAAACTGCAATCCGATCCGACCATTTTATATGGCCTTTACGGTGGAGACAGTTGGAAAGTTGATCGCTCCGCTATTAAACGATCTGAACTAAATGCTGTAAACCCTTATAATACTTACCAAATCGCTGCTTTGCCTCCAGGGCCTATAGGCAATCCGGGCAAGGCGGCTTTGGAAGCTGTTGCAAACCCTTCCAGAACAAAAGATCTTTATTTTGTTGCTGATGGAACCGGTGGGCACGCTTTTGCGCAGACTTACAAGCAACACCAGAAAAATGTTGCGAATTGGCGTAAAGTCGAGAAAGAAATGCGTGCTAAACAGGCCGCTGAGAAAGCAGCAAAGAGTAACAATGGGCAATAG
- a CDS encoding YicC/YloC family endoribonuclease: protein MALESMTGFARSEGSFETARWVWELRSVNGKGLDLRLRLPQGLDGLEANVRSLLGKAFSRGNVSVSLQLQREQGSNSLQINENALEQVLGTISALKSRLPNSPEPTLEGIIAHKGVLEFQESEDSPEQREALNAALLASLSSGVDALLEMRRKEGSAIEKVIAGQVEKLAALVKDADELPCRKIETIRARLKQQVNDLLEASAGRLDEQRLHQEVALLATKADVREELDRLYAHIEAAQALIGKGGPVGRRFDFLAQEFNREANTLCSKSNSTELTSIGLELKVLIDQMREQIQNLQ from the coding sequence ATGGCACTTGAGAGCATGACAGGATTTGCCCGGTCTGAAGGAAGCTTTGAAACGGCCCGCTGGGTCTGGGAGCTTCGTTCGGTCAACGGGAAGGGACTAGACTTAAGGCTCCGCCTGCCACAAGGTCTCGATGGTCTTGAAGCGAATGTCCGCAGTCTGCTTGGCAAGGCATTCAGCCGTGGCAATGTGAGCGTCAGTCTTCAATTACAGCGTGAGCAGGGTAGTAACAGCCTGCAAATCAACGAGAATGCACTTGAGCAGGTTCTTGGTACAATCAGTGCCCTGAAGTCCCGCCTTCCAAATTCTCCAGAGCCGACACTTGAGGGAATAATCGCTCACAAAGGGGTTCTCGAGTTTCAGGAGAGCGAAGATAGCCCCGAGCAAAGGGAAGCCCTCAACGCGGCGTTGCTTGCATCCTTGTCTAGTGGCGTTGACGCTCTTTTGGAGATGAGACGCAAAGAGGGCTCCGCCATTGAGAAAGTCATTGCTGGACAGGTTGAAAAGCTGGCAGCCCTTGTTAAAGACGCTGATGAGCTGCCGTGCCGGAAGATTGAAACCATACGTGCTCGGTTGAAGCAACAGGTGAACGATCTTCTGGAGGCGTCTGCTGGCCGTCTGGATGAGCAGCGCCTGCATCAGGAAGTGGCATTGCTTGCAACTAAAGCCGATGTGCGCGAGGAGCTCGACCGGCTCTATGCGCATATCGAAGCTGCACAGGCCTTGATTGGAAAAGGGGGGCCGGTTGGTCGGCGGTTTGATTTTCTTGCACAAGAGTTCAACCGCGAGGCCAATACCCTTTGTTCCAAGTCCAATAGCACCGAGCTGACAAGTATTGGGTTGGAGCTGAAGGTCTTGATTGATCAAATGCGTGAGCAGATCCAGAATCTCCAGTAA
- the gmk gene encoding guanylate kinase, with translation MSEIKSGTVVSSQEAEESRRGLMLVLSSPSGAGKSTIAQLLLKQENNLKMSVSVTTRERRSTEEDGVHYHFISPEKFEDMASNGELLEWASVHGNSYGTPRTLVEECLESGNDVLFDIDIKGTFQLYDKMRKDVVSIFILPPSIAEMRARLTKRAEDAESVILKRMQTAVGEMSEWSKYDYIVINDDLDRAYDSVRSILKAERLRRERIPSMAPHINGMVADLKQAVKGNGA, from the coding sequence ATGTCCGAGATAAAAAGCGGTACCGTTGTGAGTTCACAAGAAGCTGAGGAGTCTCGCCGAGGCCTTATGCTGGTGTTATCCTCTCCCTCTGGAGCTGGAAAATCTACCATTGCTCAGCTTTTGTTAAAGCAAGAAAATAATTTGAAAATGTCTGTGTCCGTTACAACGCGTGAGCGGCGCAGTACAGAAGAAGATGGTGTCCATTATCATTTCATCTCGCCCGAAAAATTTGAGGATATGGCCTCAAATGGTGAACTTCTCGAGTGGGCGAGCGTGCATGGAAACAGCTACGGAACTCCCAGAACTCTTGTAGAAGAGTGCTTGGAGAGCGGGAATGATGTACTCTTCGATATTGATATCAAAGGGACCTTCCAACTCTATGATAAAATGCGCAAAGATGTGGTTTCCATATTCATTCTTCCTCCCTCTATTGCAGAGATGAGGGCGCGCCTGACAAAAAGGGCTGAAGATGCGGAAAGCGTTATCTTGAAAAGGATGCAGACCGCTGTTGGCGAAATGAGTGAATGGTCAAAGTATGACTACATCGTCATTAACGATGATCTGGACCGCGCTTATGACAGTGTTCGCTCCATCTTGAAAGCAGAACGGCTCCGCCGCGAACGCATCCCTTCAATGGCCCCCCACATCAATGGAATGGTTGCCGATTTGAAGCAAGCGGTGAAAGGCAATGGCGCTTAG
- a CDS encoding LacI family DNA-binding transcriptional regulator: MPTIKDVAQAAGVSVGTVSRVLAKNESVKLPLKTRVLEAMEALSYKPNLAARALRTNSIAVIGLILPDITNPFFAQLAKCVEMEVADHGYSVMLANSHECVETERTQLTALLDRAVSGVIIVASSDGDNSYTAPVPIISLDRRFGECPLIATDHFEGSRQIAAHLYALGHRHIAYIAGPQSMETARQRREGFVSQIEELTSLEDPIKLEIYEGQFDYDSGEDMARTIFNNGDKSLRPTAIAAASDQQAIGVLRCARDLNLSIPKELSVTGFDDISLASLVVPRLTTLRQPIERLAKYAVKRVLDGSAEKLDEKLLGDLVERESTARVTSPIT; encoded by the coding sequence ATGCCAACGATAAAAGATGTGGCACAAGCGGCGGGCGTTTCGGTTGGTACTGTCTCACGTGTCCTTGCCAAGAACGAGAGTGTGAAGCTGCCTCTTAAGACTAGAGTTCTGGAGGCAATGGAAGCTTTGAGCTATAAGCCAAACCTTGCTGCCAGAGCTTTGAGAACGAATAGCATTGCCGTGATCGGCCTCATTCTTCCTGATATCACCAATCCGTTTTTCGCCCAACTGGCCAAGTGCGTGGAAATGGAAGTAGCCGATCATGGCTATTCGGTCATGCTTGCCAACTCACATGAGTGTGTGGAAACGGAACGGACCCAATTAACCGCCCTTCTGGACCGGGCCGTCAGCGGTGTTATTATTGTGGCTTCATCCGATGGTGATAATTCGTACACCGCGCCCGTACCTATCATCTCCCTCGACCGCCGGTTTGGGGAATGCCCCTTGATCGCCACGGATCATTTTGAAGGATCAAGGCAAATAGCTGCGCACCTGTACGCTTTAGGGCACCGGCATATCGCCTACATTGCCGGTCCCCAATCCATGGAGACTGCCCGACAGCGCCGGGAGGGGTTTGTTTCGCAAATAGAGGAACTGACAAGCCTTGAAGACCCGATAAAGCTGGAGATTTATGAGGGGCAGTTTGATTACGATTCTGGCGAAGACATGGCGAGAACTATCTTCAACAATGGAGACAAAAGCTTGCGCCCTACGGCCATTGCTGCGGCAAGTGACCAGCAAGCAATCGGGGTTCTACGCTGCGCACGGGATTTGAACCTGTCCATTCCGAAAGAGCTGTCTGTCACCGGTTTCGATGACATCTCATTGGCTTCACTCGTCGTGCCGCGCCTGACCACGCTAAGGCAGCCAATTGAGCGATTGGCAAAGTACGCAGTGAAGCGGGTTCTGGATGGCTCAGCTGAAAAACTGGATGAAAAACTTCTGGGCGATCTCGTTGAACGGGAATCTACGGCCAGAGTAACCAGCCCTATTACATAG
- a CDS encoding ribokinase, with product MNTIAVVGSINVDLFSYLDRWPNVGETIAVRQTSITLGGKGANQAAAAARLGARTEFIGGIGTDSFGANAKQDLEKLGVSVRLTELEEYSTGLAFIDVGPEGDNLIRIASGANGALKAAHLAPFEKILTQCDVLLLQNEVSISVSMKAASMARKGGALVIMDPAPAPNPAWTPQQLASFDILTPNAHEAGSLLGTVPKTLDEARRAADELVRTYNLQGAIVTMGELGGAWQMNGRSETFTAPFVQCLDTVAAGDCFNGALAASLAAGADISEAVSLAAHAAALATTKQGASSSLPSLEELNRFYPPASGLFQWIVD from the coding sequence TTGAACACCATAGCTGTTGTCGGAAGCATTAATGTAGACCTGTTCAGTTATCTGGACCGCTGGCCTAATGTGGGTGAAACAATTGCCGTTCGCCAGACCTCTATTACTTTGGGTGGGAAAGGTGCCAATCAGGCGGCTGCCGCTGCCCGGCTTGGAGCCAGAACAGAGTTTATCGGCGGTATCGGCACTGATAGCTTTGGCGCAAACGCAAAGCAGGATCTGGAAAAGCTTGGCGTATCAGTGCGCCTGACAGAACTCGAGGAATACTCGACCGGCCTTGCGTTTATCGATGTGGGACCTGAGGGCGACAATCTTATCCGTATTGCCAGCGGCGCAAATGGAGCTTTGAAAGCGGCTCATCTGGCCCCCTTTGAGAAAATACTGACACAGTGCGATGTTTTGCTGTTGCAAAACGAAGTCAGCATCTCGGTTTCCATGAAAGCGGCCAGCATGGCACGCAAGGGGGGAGCGCTGGTAATCATGGATCCGGCCCCTGCCCCCAATCCGGCATGGACACCCCAGCAGCTGGCGAGCTTTGATATATTAACGCCAAATGCCCATGAAGCGGGAAGTTTACTGGGCACGGTTCCAAAGACACTGGATGAGGCCAGACGTGCCGCTGATGAGCTGGTGAGAACCTATAACCTTCAAGGTGCCATTGTTACTATGGGAGAGCTGGGGGGAGCGTGGCAAATGAACGGGCGCAGCGAAACATTCACCGCGCCCTTTGTTCAGTGCCTAGACACAGTTGCTGCGGGCGATTGTTTTAACGGTGCTTTGGCTGCTTCTTTGGCGGCAGGCGCAGATATTTCGGAGGCCGTATCATTGGCGGCGCACGCGGCGGCATTGGCAACCACAAAACAAGGCGCCTCCTCGTCCCTGCCATCATTAGAAGAGCTGAACAGGTTCTACCCACCTGCCTCGGGACTATTTCAATGGATAGTTGATTGA
- the rbsD gene encoding D-ribose pyranase, producing the protein MKRTPLINKEVSSLVASLGHLDEIVIADAGLPAPANVPVIDLALTYGVPRFAEIIRTLRSELIIEQAIWADEASPELSGLIDLELSIWREQQQDKGITEKRISHEHFKTRTSKARAIIRSGEATPYANIILVSGVAF; encoded by the coding sequence ATGAAGCGTACCCCCCTCATAAACAAAGAAGTCAGCTCCCTTGTTGCCTCGCTGGGGCACTTGGATGAAATTGTCATTGCCGATGCAGGCCTGCCGGCACCGGCAAACGTTCCGGTTATTGATCTAGCCCTCACATACGGTGTGCCCCGCTTTGCGGAAATTATCAGAACTTTGCGTTCAGAGTTAATAATTGAACAGGCCATTTGGGCAGATGAAGCAAGCCCCGAGCTATCGGGTTTGATCGATTTAGAACTTTCCATATGGCGTGAGCAACAACAAGACAAAGGCATTACGGAAAAGCGTATATCCCATGAGCACTTCAAAACACGCACTTCAAAAGCAAGGGCGATCATACGCTCTGGGGAAGCAACTCCCTATGCAAATATAATTCTAGTGAGTGGAGTAGCGTTTTGA
- a CDS encoding ABC transporter permease, with amino-acid sequence MTTKTLSESSFPSLGLSVQTVLHKAGIGLALLAMIVFFSLISEHFLSANNITNILTQITINLILAVGMTFVILIGGIDLSVGSVMAFAAVIAGKAITLPGIGAPEAIALAVVAATMAGVLCGFVNGAISAYWSVPSFIITLGMLNIARGGALQVSGAQTIYSFPFAFEEFGSALIYGIPVVFLVALLLVFIAWFVLNFTVFGRLIYGIGNNEEAVRLAGHSVNRYKIAAFTICGLTAGIAAVVYMARLSISSPIAGIGFELNAIAAVIIGGTSLSGGRGSIIGTLLGAFIIGVLANGLILIGLSDFMRQMITGVVIIFAVVLDYYRAKFAAK; translated from the coding sequence ATGACAACAAAAACTCTTTCCGAAAGTTCCTTTCCCTCCCTCGGTCTCTCAGTCCAAACTGTCCTGCACAAAGCAGGTATTGGGCTGGCCCTGCTGGCAATGATTGTGTTCTTTTCCCTGATTAGCGAACACTTCTTAAGTGCCAACAACATAACGAATATTCTGACACAGATTACCATCAACCTCATTCTTGCGGTTGGAATGACCTTTGTAATCTTAATTGGCGGGATCGACCTGTCCGTTGGCTCGGTCATGGCATTTGCAGCCGTGATTGCCGGAAAGGCGATCACTTTGCCCGGCATTGGAGCGCCTGAGGCCATTGCCCTAGCAGTGGTTGCAGCAACAATGGCGGGCGTGCTTTGCGGTTTTGTGAACGGCGCCATAAGTGCCTACTGGTCAGTGCCCTCCTTTATCATCACCTTGGGCATGCTGAATATTGCCCGTGGCGGCGCGCTGCAGGTATCGGGCGCACAAACCATCTATTCCTTCCCGTTTGCCTTTGAAGAGTTCGGCTCCGCCCTCATCTACGGCATTCCGGTGGTATTTCTGGTTGCGCTGCTGCTGGTGTTTATTGCTTGGTTCGTTTTGAACTTCACCGTATTTGGCCGCCTGATCTATGGTATTGGCAACAACGAAGAGGCGGTGCGGCTGGCTGGCCACTCAGTTAATCGCTACAAGATTGCCGCCTTCACCATTTGCGGATTAACCGCTGGCATTGCGGCTGTCGTTTATATGGCAAGGCTGAGTATCTCCAGCCCCATTGCTGGGATCGGATTTGAACTCAATGCCATCGCTGCGGTGATCATCGGCGGCACAAGCCTGAGCGGCGGACGCGGCTCCATTATCGGCACACTGCTTGGTGCCTTTATTATCGGCGTCTTGGCAAATGGCCTTATCCTCATTGGCTTGAGCGATTTCATGCGGCAAATGATTACAGGTGTTGTCATCATCTTCGCTGTGGTTCTGGATTACTACCGTGCAAAGTTCGCAGCAAAATGA
- a CDS encoding sugar ABC transporter ATP-binding protein — MTGAPQTAPLGNETAASLLSVKGVKKHFGGVKALDGVDFSLRQGEVHALVGENGAGKSTLIKVLSGVFPHDLGAISLDGRDYRPEGPSTAKSSGVQVVHQEFNLLDHLSIAENISIEQLPKTKLGLLNRSELKKRARTALDAIGLSNIDVTQPVSSLGIAHRQLVEIARALQSESKILILDEPTATLTERETGRLFEIVSAIKAKGVTVVFVSHHLNEVFTICDRITVFRNGKTVCTVDVADTTPVAIIEKMVGRQVQQTTTHRNFTQYAEVNALEVENLCTQANKSGTGLSFQLKKGEILGIAGLVGSGRTEILRGLFGLDRLQSGKIYRDGVPLHIKGPRDAIAAAIGFVTEDRKDEGLILDMPIAANVSLVNLGKVSQTGILNFSKENRQATRSSERLKLKYGKLGDPASSLSGGNQQKVVLAKWLAGKPQVLLLDEPTRGVDVGAKAEIYTLLKGLAEEGMSLLVVSSEIPELMTLADRILVLSEHQIQGELLPDDYSEQNILKLAYGHSTSAEEQRT; from the coding sequence ATGACAGGCGCCCCACAAACCGCTCCCCTTGGCAATGAGACTGCAGCCTCTCTTCTAAGTGTTAAAGGCGTAAAAAAACACTTTGGAGGCGTGAAAGCCCTCGACGGGGTCGATTTTTCATTGCGGCAGGGGGAAGTTCACGCCCTTGTTGGTGAAAACGGAGCAGGAAAGTCGACCTTGATTAAAGTCCTCTCAGGGGTCTTTCCTCATGATTTGGGAGCAATTTCACTGGATGGCAGGGACTACCGGCCCGAAGGCCCGAGCACAGCAAAAAGCTCAGGAGTTCAGGTTGTCCATCAAGAGTTCAACTTGCTTGACCATTTGAGCATTGCTGAAAACATATCCATAGAACAGCTGCCAAAAACAAAACTTGGTTTGCTTAATCGCAGCGAGCTCAAGAAAAGGGCCCGCACGGCACTTGATGCAATTGGCTTGAGTAATATTGATGTCACGCAGCCTGTTAGCAGCCTCGGCATTGCCCATCGCCAGCTTGTAGAAATCGCCAGAGCGCTCCAGTCTGAGAGCAAAATTCTCATATTGGATGAACCAACGGCCACCCTCACTGAACGGGAAACGGGTCGTTTGTTCGAAATCGTCTCAGCAATTAAAGCCAAAGGCGTGACAGTCGTTTTCGTATCGCACCACTTGAATGAAGTTTTTACCATCTGTGATCGCATCACTGTTTTTCGCAACGGGAAAACCGTTTGCACAGTTGACGTCGCAGACACAACACCCGTTGCAATAATCGAGAAAATGGTTGGGCGACAGGTGCAGCAGACCACCACTCACCGAAACTTCACACAATACGCTGAGGTGAATGCTCTTGAGGTTGAGAACCTTTGCACGCAGGCAAACAAAAGCGGCACGGGTCTCTCCTTTCAATTGAAAAAGGGAGAAATTCTGGGAATTGCGGGTCTGGTGGGCTCTGGCAGAACCGAGATTTTGCGAGGGCTGTTTGGTTTAGATCGGCTTCAGAGCGGGAAAATATATCGGGACGGAGTTCCCCTGCATATTAAAGGTCCACGCGATGCCATTGCCGCCGCAATTGGTTTTGTCACCGAGGACAGGAAAGACGAAGGCCTCATTCTGGATATGCCGATCGCGGCAAACGTCTCGCTGGTTAATTTGGGCAAGGTTTCCCAAACTGGCATTCTTAACTTCTCAAAAGAAAACCGGCAGGCAACGCGCTCATCTGAACGGCTGAAACTGAAGTATGGCAAACTGGGCGATCCCGCTTCCAGCCTGTCCGGCGGTAACCAGCAAAAAGTTGTATTGGCAAAATGGCTTGCAGGTAAGCCGCAGGTCCTGCTGCTTGACGAACCCACGCGCGGGGTGGATGTGGGCGCAAAGGCCGAAATCTATACGCTCTTAAAAGGCTTGGCTGAAGAAGGCATGTCCCTTCTTGTTGTCTCCTCGGAAATTCCCGAACTCATGACACTGGCCGATCGCATTCTGGTTTTGTCTGAACACCAGATACAGGGCGAGCTCCTTCCAGATGATTACAGCGAACAGAACATTTTAAAACTAGCATATGGACACAGCACTTCAGCTGAGGAACAGCGCACATGA
- a CDS encoding sugar ABC transporter substrate-binding protein, whose product MGLLKFAATAVTGLTLLGGTALADEKPRVGLIMKSLANEFFQNMMVGAKEHQAKRGDYELLAVGMQNETDFESQINAVENFITQGVDAIVVAPADSRAMVRPLKKAMKAGIVVVNFDVALDAEAKKQQGVELAFVGPDNRGGAKLAGDALGKTLGKGGKVVIIEGNPGADNANQRRLGFEDSVATYELNLLDSRTAHWETEEANSVFSNMLTAHPDIQGVMAANDSMALGVVKAIESAGREDILVVGFDNIPAVTPMINDGQMLATVDQFGTDMAANAIDLALEVVQGGEPLKGWVKTPISLVVAQ is encoded by the coding sequence ATGGGTTTGCTCAAGTTTGCAGCTACTGCGGTAACTGGTCTTACACTGCTCGGTGGCACAGCCTTAGCCGATGAAAAGCCACGTGTTGGCCTGATCATGAAGTCTTTGGCCAATGAATTTTTCCAAAATATGATGGTAGGCGCGAAAGAGCATCAGGCAAAGCGCGGCGACTATGAGCTGCTTGCGGTGGGCATGCAGAACGAGACTGATTTTGAATCCCAGATTAATGCCGTGGAGAATTTCATTACCCAAGGTGTTGACGCAATCGTTGTGGCCCCTGCTGACTCTCGTGCCATGGTGCGCCCGCTTAAAAAAGCCATGAAAGCCGGTATCGTGGTTGTTAACTTTGACGTTGCACTGGATGCTGAGGCAAAGAAACAACAGGGTGTCGAGCTGGCATTTGTGGGCCCCGATAACAGAGGCGGGGCAAAACTTGCCGGTGATGCTCTTGGTAAAACGCTCGGCAAGGGTGGTAAGGTTGTCATTATCGAAGGCAACCCTGGTGCTGACAATGCTAACCAGCGCCGTCTGGGCTTTGAAGATTCTGTGGCCACCTATGAGCTGAACCTGCTCGATAGCCGCACCGCCCACTGGGAAACCGAGGAAGCCAATTCCGTCTTTTCAAATATGCTCACGGCTCACCCAGACATTCAAGGCGTAATGGCTGCAAACGATTCCATGGCGCTTGGCGTGGTAAAAGCCATTGAAAGTGCCGGAAGAGAAGACATTCTCGTGGTTGGCTTTGACAATATCCCTGCAGTCACTCCGATGATCAATGACGGACAAATGCTGGCAACTGTTGACCAGTTCGGAACAGATATGGCCGCAAATGCCATTGATCTGGCACTGGAAGTTGTCCAAGGGGGCGAGCCGCTCAAAGGCTGGGTTAAAACACCGATTTCTCTGGTTGTTGCGCAATAA
- the rsmA gene encoding 16S rRNA (adenine(1518)-N(6)/adenine(1519)-N(6))-dimethyltransferase RsmA, with product MSQIDSLPPLREVIEEHGLNARKSLGQNFLLDLNLTSRIARSSGPLEDTTVIEVGPGPGGLTRALLAEGAKQVIAIEKDTRCLPALQQISDHYDGRLKVIEGDALKYNPAELADGPIKIVANLPYNVGTQLLLSWLTMDQWPPFWSSLTLMFQKEVGERIVASPGSKAYGRLGVLANWRCHTDILFDLNPKAFTPPPKVTSAVVQLLPREEPLSCPIRSLEKITGAAFGQRRKMLRASLKALNPDAEAIITSAGIKPTARAEEIDVEGFVRLAHAFEQAS from the coding sequence ATGTCTCAAATTGATAGTCTTCCACCGCTTCGAGAGGTAATCGAGGAGCATGGCCTTAATGCGCGTAAATCGCTTGGCCAAAATTTCCTACTGGACCTGAACCTGACAAGCCGCATCGCGCGCTCTTCCGGTCCTTTGGAAGATACGACAGTTATCGAGGTGGGCCCTGGCCCCGGCGGACTGACCAGAGCACTTCTGGCAGAAGGAGCCAAACAGGTTATCGCAATTGAAAAAGATACTCGTTGTCTTCCTGCTCTCCAGCAGATAAGCGATCATTATGATGGCCGCTTGAAAGTAATTGAGGGAGATGCGCTTAAGTATAACCCTGCCGAGCTGGCGGACGGGCCTATCAAAATTGTCGCGAACCTTCCCTACAATGTGGGAACCCAGTTGCTATTGAGCTGGTTGACTATGGATCAGTGGCCTCCGTTTTGGTCCTCACTCACACTCATGTTCCAAAAAGAAGTGGGTGAACGTATCGTGGCAAGTCCCGGCTCCAAGGCCTATGGGCGGCTGGGAGTTCTTGCCAACTGGAGATGCCACACGGACATCCTGTTTGACCTGAACCCCAAAGCTTTCACCCCTCCCCCTAAAGTAACATCGGCAGTTGTCCAGCTGCTTCCACGGGAAGAGCCTCTCAGCTGCCCTATAAGGTCCCTGGAGAAAATAACAGGGGCCGCCTTTGGGCAGCGAAGGAAAATGTTGCGGGCAAGCTTGAAGGCGTTAAACCCCGATGCGGAGGCCATTATCACTTCAGCAGGAATAAAGCCGACAGCCCGAGCCGAGGAGATTGATGTGGAAGGCTTTGTCCGGCTCGCTCACGCATTCGAACAAGCTTCCTAG
- the pdxA gene encoding 4-hydroxythreonine-4-phosphate dehydrogenase PdxA, with protein sequence MRRAKKALAVTMGDPSGIGPDITLLAWQERYKRDIPCFYLIADPAFIQERIKLLGLPMKIKETTPENARFAFDTHLPVVPLSGSVSASCGVPSSTNAALVLESIATAVQHVQTNRADAVVTNPICKSSLYSAGFKHPGHTEYLASLATDMDGVEPTPVMLLAGPQLMTVPLTVHIPLQEVPATLTEDLIIEKARIVHRDMKARFGLASPRLAICGLNPHAGENGTMGLEDRDVILPAIKKLQEEGIEASGPHPADTIFHPGARNSYDVVLAAYHDQALIPVKTIAFDETVNVTLGLPFVRTSPDHGTAFSLAGTGKASAGSLSAAMRLAVALAEPELV encoded by the coding sequence ATGAGACGTGCCAAAAAAGCTCTTGCCGTGACAATGGGAGACCCTTCGGGTATCGGGCCCGATATTACACTCCTTGCATGGCAGGAGCGATATAAACGGGATATTCCTTGCTTCTACCTGATAGCTGATCCCGCCTTTATCCAAGAGCGCATAAAACTGCTGGGCTTGCCCATGAAGATAAAGGAAACCACGCCGGAAAACGCACGTTTTGCCTTTGACACACACCTGCCTGTGGTTCCTCTCAGTGGTTCTGTGAGCGCCTCTTGCGGGGTTCCGTCTTCAACAAATGCGGCGCTGGTTCTGGAATCCATTGCCACTGCTGTGCAGCATGTGCAGACAAACCGTGCGGATGCGGTCGTAACCAACCCGATCTGTAAATCCTCTTTGTATTCAGCCGGGTTCAAACACCCCGGGCATACCGAGTATCTTGCCTCACTTGCAACAGACATGGATGGCGTGGAACCCACCCCCGTGATGTTGCTTGCCGGTCCGCAGCTGATGACTGTTCCTTTAACAGTTCACATCCCCCTTCAAGAGGTTCCGGCGACTTTAACGGAAGATCTCATCATTGAGAAAGCCAGAATTGTCCACCGGGACATGAAAGCACGCTTTGGGCTTGCCAGTCCCAGACTTGCAATCTGCGGCCTTAACCCTCATGCCGGTGAAAATGGGACAATGGGCCTAGAAGACCGGGACGTAATCCTTCCTGCCATTAAAAAACTTCAAGAAGAAGGTATAGAGGCGAGCGGCCCGCATCCGGCAGATACCATCTTCCACCCGGGTGCACGAAACAGCTATGATGTGGTTCTAGCCGCCTATCACGATCAGGCGCTAATCCCCGTCAAGACGATCGCCTTTGACGAAACTGTAAATGTAACCCTTGGACTTCCGTTTGTACGCACCTCCCCTGACCATGGAACAGCCTTTTCGCTGGCAGGCACGGGAAAAGCTTCAGCGGGTAGTCTATCTGCTGCCATGCGTCTTGCTGTGGCCCTTGCCGAACCAGAGCTCGTTTAA